From a region of the Aeoliella mucimassa genome:
- a CDS encoding WD40 repeat domain-containing protein: protein MVVHRIALMMGMILLTSSAEAQKLVEYRNFEERSSEYGSMAFSPDWKTLYSAGTGSKIKDCDVEANQVIGEFTKNRETFTSVLTVSPDGKWLVAGESNGAIVFYQLPSGEVAKQLDAKRWVRSLAFTADGKELFSGSDDHQIVRWDLEAEQPKEQWPTDKQGYITLSPDGKTAATTGLSRKVSLWDLATTKSVGELKVPAESTYGVAFSADGKWLLSGDRRSPYEVRLWDLATRTAQHEMDGRNDGVVAVAFHPSGKLVAAAKLNGAIEMWSVETGELVDSANSGVSNALGLSFSADGTKLAHVYGATEAACGVRIWLLEGLEEALE, encoded by the coding sequence ATGGTGGTACATCGGATCGCTTTGATGATGGGGATGATCTTGCTCACCTCCTCCGCCGAGGCGCAGAAGTTGGTGGAGTATCGCAACTTCGAGGAGCGATCGAGCGAGTATGGTTCGATGGCCTTTAGTCCCGACTGGAAAACACTCTACTCGGCAGGCACTGGTAGCAAGATCAAGGATTGCGACGTCGAGGCCAATCAGGTGATTGGCGAGTTCACCAAGAATCGCGAGACTTTCACGAGCGTGCTGACCGTGAGCCCCGATGGTAAATGGCTAGTCGCCGGCGAGAGCAACGGCGCGATCGTGTTCTACCAACTCCCGTCCGGCGAAGTCGCCAAGCAACTGGATGCGAAGCGATGGGTTCGCTCGCTGGCGTTCACCGCCGATGGTAAGGAGTTGTTCTCCGGAAGCGACGATCACCAGATCGTTCGTTGGGACCTGGAAGCCGAGCAACCGAAGGAACAATGGCCGACGGACAAGCAGGGCTACATCACCTTGTCGCCTGATGGAAAAACGGCCGCGACTACTGGGCTGTCGCGCAAGGTCTCGTTGTGGGATCTGGCGACTACCAAGTCGGTTGGCGAACTCAAGGTTCCTGCGGAGTCGACGTACGGAGTCGCTTTCAGTGCGGATGGCAAGTGGTTGCTCTCCGGCGATCGTCGCTCGCCGTACGAGGTCCGCCTGTGGGACTTGGCGACCAGAACCGCGCAGCACGAGATGGATGGTCGCAACGATGGAGTGGTGGCCGTGGCTTTTCATCCCAGCGGCAAACTCGTGGCCGCGGCGAAGTTGAACGGGGCCATTGAGATGTGGAGCGTCGAAACCGGCGAACTGGTCGATTCGGCAAACAGCGGAGTGTCGAATGCGTTGGGGCTGAGCTTCAGTGCTGATGGCACCAAATTGGCCCATGTATACGGGGCCACCGAAGCGGCTTGCGGGGTGCGCATCTGGCTGTTGGAAGGTCTGGAGGAGGCGTTGGAATAG